One Malaclemys terrapin pileata isolate rMalTer1 chromosome 9, rMalTer1.hap1, whole genome shotgun sequence DNA window includes the following coding sequences:
- the AGTR2 gene encoding type-2 angiotensin II receptor encodes MYSNYSRLNTTEETLQDVHSSATNVSTEQMSPSPCPLLYSDYQFTLIPVLYCVIFVLGLAGNSVVVVVLCRHHGPKTVANIYIFNLAMADLLCLATLPLWAAYYAYGYNWLFGSVMCKISSSVLSLNMFASIFFITCMSMDRYRAIVYPIRSQRRTLQQASLIALLVWGLACLSSLPTFYFRDTYFIESLGVNACIMAFPYEKYAKWSAGTALMKNTLGFLIPLIVIATCYVWIWMHLMKAREFRKNKQKRDKVLKLVAAVVVAFLICWLPFHILTFLDALARMNIIDNCDITTVIDTTLPFGICLGFANSCINPLLYCFIGHQFQEKLQHLFKLRVYQFNSTRQSSSSRKGSYLKEAETPGDCDKERLNCKPTL; translated from the coding sequence ATGTACAGTAATTACTCCAGGCTCAACACTACGGAAGAAACGCTTCAAGATGTACATTCCTCCGCTACAAACGTATCGACTGAGCAGATGTCTCCCTCCCCCTGTCCACTTCTCTATTCAGATTATCAATTTACACTGATTCCGGTGCTCTACTGTGTTATCTTTGTCCTTGGGCTTGCTGGCAACAGTGTGGTGGTCGTGGTACTCTGCCGCCATCACGGCCCTAAAACTGTTGctaatatttacattttcaatCTGGCCATGGCTGATTTGTTGTGCCTAGCCACACTTCCCCTTTGGGCAGCCTATTATGCCTACGGATACAACTGGCTTTTTGGATCTGTGATGTGCAAAATTTCCAGTTCCGTTCTGTCTCTGAACATGTTTGCAAGTATATTTTTCATCACCTGCATGAGCATGGACCGGTACCGGGCTATTGTCTATCCTATTCGATCTCAAAGGAGAACACTGCAACAAGCTTCACTGATAGCCTTACTGGTTTGGGGCCTCGCTTGTTTGTCTTCCCTGCCAACGTTTTATTTCCGTGACACGTACTTCATTGAAAGCTTGGGGGTGAACGCCTGCATTATGGCTTTTCCCTATGAGAAATACGCAAAGTGGTCTGCTGGAACAGCCTTAATGAAAAACACTCTTGGCTTTTTGATTCCTTTAATTGTCATAGCCACATGCTACGTGTGGATCTGGATGCACTTAATGAAAGCACGGGAattcaggaaaaacaaacaaaaaagagacaaagtcttgAAACTGGTGGCTGCAGTTGTTGTGGCTTTCTTAATTTGCTGGCTTCCGTTCcacattttaacctttttggATGCCCTGGCTCGGATGAACATCATTGATAACTGTGACATTACAACAGTCATTGACACTACTTTGCCTTTTGGCATCTGCCTGGGATTTGCAAACAGTTGCATCAACCCTTTGTTGTACTGTTTCATTGGACACCAGTTCCAAGAGAAGCTCCAACATCTGTTTAAGCTGCGAGTCTATCAGTTTAACAGCACCCGGCAAAGCTCTTCTTCAAGAAAAGGGAGTTACCTTAAAGAGGCCGAGACCCCTGGGGACTGTGACAAAGAAAGACTGAACTGTAAACCAACACTGTAG